Proteins encoded by one window of Rubrobacter indicoceani:
- the rraA gene encoding ribonuclease E activity regulator RraA produces the protein MDFYTADLSDEFTGRVEVCAPMFRSFGNRTHLSGSIFTVKAPDDNTLVRGALETLPEDAVLVVDGAASMNCALLGGDLARSAADRKLGGIVVNGCVRDLHEIEKLDIGVLALAAHPRKSKKEGRGEKNVTVNFGGIDFVPGHYLYADSDGVLVSKTKLL, from the coding sequence ATGGACTTCTACACCGCAGATCTCTCCGACGAATTCACCGGGCGCGTGGAGGTCTGCGCCCCGATGTTCCGCTCCTTCGGCAACAGAACGCACCTCTCCGGCTCCATCTTTACCGTAAAGGCCCCGGACGACAACACCCTTGTTCGCGGAGCCCTCGAGACCCTGCCGGAGGATGCCGTCCTTGTCGTGGACGGCGCGGCATCCATGAACTGTGCCCTTCTCGGCGGAGACCTCGCGCGGTCTGCCGCCGACCGGAAGCTCGGCGGCATCGTCGTGAACGGCTGCGTCCGGGATCTGCACGAGATAGAGAAGCTGGACATCGGTGTTCTGGCCCTCGCTGCTCACCCGAGAAAAAGCAAAAAAGAAGGCCGGGGCGAGAAAAACGTAACCGTGAACTTCGGGGGGATAGACTTCGTGCCGGGACACTACCTCTACGCCGATTCGGACGGGGTACTCGTCTCGAAGACAAAGCTTCTTTAG
- a CDS encoding alanyl-tRNA editing protein — translation MTLELFDRDAYLSEFTARVVRNSGREIVLDRTAFYPGGSGQPPDQGWLNVGPVNAKVIEVRRAEAEDGLDEEYEEYKDGGSEGGGSGGGERAASDEVIHVLDRAIPKTVREVDATLDWSRRHRNMRYNTALSLLRVAASRDLGAGPTVGRIRSTHARLDLVRTTVPVDDAGVRKVESAVNGAVSGGLEVSLRGGFSVAGFPPGEAGGLYVKNTSEIGEVELTRWMDRGSRGIRLEFTIPKTEA, via the coding sequence TTGACGCTGGAGCTTTTCGACCGCGACGCCTATCTGAGCGAGTTCACCGCAAGGGTCGTGCGAAACTCGGGGCGTGAGATCGTCCTTGACCGGACGGCCTTCTATCCCGGCGGCTCGGGTCAACCCCCGGACCAGGGCTGGTTGAACGTCGGCCCGGTGAACGCAAAAGTCATAGAAGTCCGCCGTGCCGAGGCGGAGGACGGCCTCGACGAAGAATACGAAGAGTACAAGGACGGCGGTTCCGAGGGCGGTGGTTCGGGGGGCGGCGAGCGCGCAGCTTCGGACGAGGTGATCCACGTTCTCGACCGGGCCATCCCGAAGACCGTCCGTGAGGTGGACGCGACCCTTGACTGGTCGCGCCGCCACCGGAACATGCGCTACAACACCGCGCTTTCCCTGCTCCGGGTCGCCGCGAGCCGTGACCTCGGCGCGGGGCCGACGGTCGGGCGCATTCGCTCCACCCACGCTCGCCTCGACCTTGTGAGAACCACCGTCCCGGTGGACGACGCGGGGGTGAGGAAGGTGGAGTCAGCCGTCAACGGGGCCGTCTCCGGAGGGCTCGAGGTAAGCCTGAGGGGTGGCTTCTCGGTGGCGGGGTTCCCGCCGGGCGAAGCCGGGGGACTCTACGTGAAGAACACGTCGGAGATCGGGGAGGTAGAGTTGACGCGCTGGATGGACCGGGGCAGTCGGGGAATAAGGCTGGAGTTCACGATACCAAAGACAGAGGCGTAG
- a CDS encoding ABC transporter permease, whose protein sequence is MGGARSFLFVAGAVAGRQIRKFFGSVTFLVPAAFPIFFFLAFAGGLSRVGDVPGFEFAAGYTSFQFVWALLQAVAMGGAFTGFAIAGDFENGFARRLMLAAPRRGGIVLGYVLASLARTTFTGSLVFVVGLATGMNILGSGVDMFGLLGLAVTVNVAATLFGAGVAMLFRTQQAGPLIQTPIFMLLFLSPVYVPFNLLEGWIQSVAALNPITFILEAGRSLISGDPSGVGFAFALGAGLILVFAFWAMFALRRAERAG, encoded by the coding sequence ATGGGCGGTGCGCGGTCGTTTCTGTTTGTCGCCGGGGCGGTGGCCGGGAGGCAGATCCGGAAGTTCTTCGGAAGCGTTACCTTTCTTGTACCGGCGGCGTTCCCGATCTTCTTCTTTCTCGCCTTTGCGGGCGGGCTGTCCCGCGTCGGGGACGTGCCGGGCTTTGAGTTCGCCGCCGGGTACACATCGTTTCAGTTTGTCTGGGCCCTGCTTCAGGCGGTCGCGATGGGCGGGGCGTTTACGGGGTTCGCCATCGCCGGGGACTTCGAGAACGGCTTTGCCCGCAGGCTTATGCTCGCTGCCCCGAGGCGGGGTGGCATAGTCCTCGGCTACGTTCTCGCCTCGCTCGCCAGAACGACCTTTACGGGTTCGCTTGTCTTTGTAGTCGGGCTTGCAACGGGGATGAACATACTCGGCTCCGGGGTAGACATGTTCGGGCTCCTGGGGCTTGCGGTAACGGTCAACGTCGCGGCGACGCTTTTCGGGGCGGGGGTGGCGATGCTCTTTCGGACGCAGCAGGCCGGGCCCCTGATTCAGACCCCCATCTTCATGCTGCTGTTCCTCTCCCCGGTCTACGTGCCGTTCAACCTGCTGGAGGGCTGGATCCAGTCGGTCGCCGCCCTCAACCCCATAACCTTTATCCTTGAAGCGGGCCGTAGCCTGATCTCGGGCGACCCGTCCGGCGTCGGGTTCGCCTTCGCCCTCGGGGCCGGGCTTATCCTTGTTTTTGCCTTCTGGGCGATGTTCGCTCTCCGGCGAGCCGAGAGGGCGGGCTGA
- a CDS encoding quercetin 2,3-dioxygenase gives MELQRRPVYLSGGEGRSLWMLDSLITFKLTGEETDGALALVDSWVMPHSGPPLHIHEREDETFYVIEGEFEFLAGEATIRVGAGSVVYGPRGIPHTYRNTGDGAGRFLTLITPAGFEGFFRELGEPVSDPSEPPPVTSGKIKKMLTISPRYGITFPPPDA, from the coding sequence ATGGAGTTGCAGAGGCGTCCCGTTTATCTGTCCGGAGGAGAAGGCCGGTCGCTGTGGATGCTCGACAGCCTTATAACCTTTAAGTTGACGGGCGAAGAGACAGACGGTGCTCTGGCGCTGGTGGACTCCTGGGTTATGCCCCACTCCGGCCCGCCGCTACACATCCACGAGCGGGAGGACGAGACGTTCTACGTTATCGAGGGCGAGTTCGAGTTCCTGGCGGGCGAAGCGACGATTCGGGTGGGCGCGGGTTCCGTCGTGTACGGCCCGAGGGGTATCCCGCACACCTACAGAAACACCGGCGACGGAGCCGGACGGTTCCTCACCCTTATAACCCCCGCCGGTTTCGAGGGCTTCTTCAGGGAGCTCGGGGAGCCGGTATCCGACCCGTCCGAACCGCCGCCCGTAACGTCCGGGAAAATAAAGAAGATGCTTACGATCTCCCCGAGGTACGGGATCACCTTCCCGCCGCCGGACGCCTGA
- a CDS encoding nitroreductase family deazaflavin-dependent oxidoreductase: protein MAARGRADTPLMRKVQKYATKLHTAVFKASRGRIGSRMVGSPVLILLTTGRKSGQRRETPLLYLPDGEDFAIVASNGGTARAPAWYLNLKADPEVEVLVGGERLAAVAEEVHGDKKRRLWAGLVEMYPTYTDYRRKTEREIPVVFLRRTF from the coding sequence ATGGCGGCCCGGGGTCGCGCGGACACCCCGCTTATGCGGAAGGTCCAGAAGTACGCCACAAAGCTCCACACCGCCGTCTTCAAGGCGAGCAGGGGCCGCATCGGGTCGCGGATGGTCGGGAGCCCGGTGCTGATCCTCCTGACGACGGGCCGGAAGAGCGGCCAGAGGCGCGAGACGCCGCTTCTCTACCTCCCCGACGGCGAGGACTTCGCCATTGTCGCCTCGAACGGGGGCACGGCCCGGGCTCCGGCGTGGTACCTGAACCTGAAGGCCGACCCCGAGGTCGAGGTCCTGGTCGGCGGCGAACGGCTCGCGGCGGTGGCCGAAGAAGTCCACGGCGACAAGAAGCGCAGGCTCTGGGCGGGGCTGGTCGAGATGTACCCGACCTACACGGATTACAGGAGAAAAACGGAGCGGGAGATCCCGGTCGTGTTCTTAAGACGGACCTTTTAG
- a CDS encoding histidinol-phosphatase HisJ family protein has translation MIDYHLHVIAHDDRPMTVENILAYCEVAKSRGIKQLGITEHDRYLNKIDLAAFVEAREKSKDVGLRLGIEIDYIPGNEDEMFHVCGALPYDYVIGSVHRVDRREVDRATDQSIYKDYETYELYEAYFENVRESAYSGLFEVIGHPDLIKIFRHAPERDITPMLEKTADAIAEAGVTVDVNAAGLRKPTGEVYPSEAFLRMFRERDVPIILSSDAHAANEVGAGYETSVAMVKRVGYTEVATFKDRDPMENIAL, from the coding sequence TTGATCGACTACCACCTGCACGTTATCGCCCACGACGACCGTCCCATGACGGTCGAGAACATACTCGCCTACTGCGAGGTCGCAAAGAGCCGGGGGATAAAACAGCTCGGCATAACCGAACACGACCGCTACCTGAACAAAATAGACCTCGCAGCCTTTGTGGAGGCCCGCGAAAAGTCAAAGGACGTAGGGCTCCGGCTCGGCATCGAAATAGACTACATCCCCGGCAACGAGGACGAGATGTTCCACGTCTGCGGCGCGCTGCCCTACGACTACGTTATCGGGAGCGTCCACCGCGTCGACCGCCGCGAGGTGGACCGCGCTACGGACCAGTCCATCTACAAAGACTACGAGACATACGAACTCTACGAAGCGTACTTCGAGAACGTCCGGGAGTCGGCGTACTCGGGGCTTTTCGAGGTCATTGGTCACCCCGACCTTATAAAAATCTTCCGCCACGCGCCGGAGAGAGACATCACCCCGATGCTGGAGAAAACCGCCGACGCGATCGCCGAAGCCGGGGTAACGGTCGACGTAAACGCCGCCGGGCTTCGCAAACCCACAGGAGAGGTCTACCCTTCCGAGGCGTTCCTCAGGATGTTCCGCGAGCGGGATGTGCCGATCATCCTCTCCAGCGACGCTCACGCCGCAAACGAGGTCGGCGCCGGATACGAGACGAGCGTTGCGATGGTCAAGCGCGTCGGCTATACCGAGGTCGCCACCTTCAAGGACCGGGACCCGATGGAGAACATCGCCCTTTGA
- a CDS encoding 6-pyruvoyl trahydropterin synthase family protein, whose translation MYEVYVAESFEAAHRLVGDFGPATRLHGHTYRVEVIVRGETLKDDGTLYDLGELGQNVKNLAAELHYRNLDEIEGLAGRNTTAEAVADFIWERLAPPLRKENLSALTVRVWENPNAWAAREDGLSREAGS comes from the coding sequence ATGTATGAGGTCTACGTCGCAGAGAGCTTCGAGGCGGCGCACCGGCTTGTCGGGGACTTCGGCCCGGCTACAAGGCTGCACGGCCACACCTACCGGGTGGAGGTCATCGTGCGCGGCGAGACGCTGAAGGACGACGGCACGCTCTATGACCTCGGAGAACTCGGTCAGAACGTAAAAAACCTCGCCGCCGAACTCCACTACCGGAACCTCGACGAGATCGAGGGGCTGGCGGGCAGAAACACAACAGCAGAGGCGGTGGCGGACTTTATCTGGGAGAGGCTCGCGCCGCCCCTTCGCAAGGAGAACTTATCGGCCCTGACCGTCCGCGTCTGGGAGAACCCGAACGCCTGGGCCGCCCGGGAAGACGGGCTCTCCCGGGAAGCCGGGAGCTAG
- a CDS encoding rhodanese-like domain-containing protein, whose translation MEQLNTIRREELKAKLDRGDDFLLVEVSDRASYGEAHLPGAAHFQSLEELEKSIPDRGHELVLYAENLRDHGSLHVVRELTGMGYPHVYEYEAGKEDWIENNLPTEPG comes from the coding sequence TTGGAACAGCTGAACACCATCCGCCGCGAGGAACTCAAGGCAAAGCTCGACCGGGGCGACGACTTCCTGCTCGTGGAGGTCTCGGACCGCGCATCCTACGGGGAAGCGCACCTTCCCGGCGCGGCGCATTTCCAGAGCCTCGAAGAACTCGAAAAGTCCATCCCCGACCGGGGCCACGAGCTTGTACTCTACGCCGAGAACCTCCGGGACCACGGCTCCCTCCACGTTGTCCGCGAGCTGACCGGGATGGGCTACCCGCACGTCTACGAATACGAGGCCGGCAAGGAAGACTGGATCGAAAACAACCTCCCGACCGAGCCTGGCTAG
- a CDS encoding ATP-binding cassette domain-containing protein gives MGASGRAIEVEGLVREFRKGPRAVDGIDLHVSEGEIYGFLGPNGAGKSTTVLMLTTLLPPTGGTARVGGYDIVKESNLVRASIGAALQEAALDPFLTGREHMNLQAALHGLGRKERKRRGDELLERVGLEYAASRKVKGYSGGMKRRLDLALALIHRPSILFLDEPTTGLDVQSRSALWDEVARLAREDGVTVFLTTQYLEEADHLADRVGIIADGRIVAEDTPEALKAEIGRPSVEATPVERSELPEVEAVLARFGESVPASSGAAAVRLDSANLADVVRALDAKNLAVANLQLNAPTLDDVFLAKTGRSLEGSGDGSEAGETEEGRENREKAGERS, from the coding sequence ATGGGTGCATCCGGCAGAGCGATAGAGGTCGAGGGTCTCGTGAGGGAGTTCAGGAAGGGACCGAGGGCGGTTGACGGGATAGACCTGCACGTCTCCGAAGGGGAGATATACGGTTTCCTCGGGCCGAACGGGGCGGGGAAGTCAACGACCGTCCTGATGCTGACGACGCTTCTCCCCCCGACGGGCGGGACGGCGCGGGTCGGCGGCTACGACATCGTAAAGGAGAGCAACCTGGTTCGCGCTTCAATCGGGGCCGCTCTGCAGGAGGCGGCCCTCGACCCGTTTCTGACGGGCCGCGAGCACATGAACCTCCAGGCCGCGCTGCACGGCCTCGGGCGCAAGGAAAGAAAACGGCGGGGCGACGAACTGCTCGAAAGGGTCGGTCTGGAGTACGCCGCCAGCAGAAAAGTAAAGGGGTACTCCGGCGGGATGAAGCGCAGGCTGGACCTTGCGCTCGCCCTGATCCACCGGCCGAGCATCCTTTTTCTCGACGAACCGACGACCGGGCTTGACGTGCAGAGCAGGAGCGCGCTCTGGGACGAAGTCGCCCGGCTCGCCCGCGAGGACGGCGTAACCGTCTTTCTCACGACGCAGTACCTGGAGGAGGCCGATCACCTCGCAGACCGGGTCGGGATCATCGCCGACGGCAGGATAGTCGCCGAGGACACGCCGGAGGCCCTGAAGGCCGAGATCGGCCGCCCCTCCGTCGAGGCGACGCCCGTCGAGCGCAGCGAACTCCCCGAGGTCGAGGCGGTTCTCGCCCGCTTCGGAGAGAGCGTCCCGGCCTCCTCCGGCGCGGCGGCGGTCCGGCTCGATTCCGCGAACCTCGCCGATGTCGTGCGCGCCCTTGATGCAAAGAACCTTGCGGTGGCGAACCTTCAGCTGAACGCCCCGACCCTCGACGACGTGTTCCTTGCCAAGACCGGTCGCTCGCTTGAAGGCTCCGGTGACGGGTCCGAAGCCGGAGAAACCGAAGAGGGCAGGGAGAACAGGGAAAAGGCGGGCGAGCGGTCGTGA
- a CDS encoding zinc-dependent alcohol dehydrogenase, with translation MSFAGEVSGAGALQTEALWFVGVRRAEVHSGVVGSPGPGEVRVAAEFSGISSGTEMLVYRGEVPAGVGLDLPTLEGSFGFPIKYGYALVGRVEALGEGVRSLRVGDAVFVYHPHQRDLVVPASMAVRLPRALSGAEGIFFASTETALNVVHDAAPRLGEVVVVFGLGVVGLLVGRLLALSGAEVVLVDPSGLRRGLAARFMGDTGEGRIVAPEKLAGLLAGLADGSGVDIAVEVSGSPEALRSAIGCVAAEGTVVVASWYGTKKVSLDLGGHFHRGRVRLKSSQVGSLPPEMSGRWGRDRRTGTVLRLMPRLGLERLVSHRVALENAPEVYQRLDADDVFREGAGQVVIEYRSGQGTGVSEEVERDV, from the coding sequence GTGAGCTTCGCCGGCGAGGTTTCCGGGGCCGGGGCTCTGCAAACCGAAGCTCTGTGGTTTGTCGGGGTCCGGCGGGCGGAGGTTCACAGCGGGGTGGTCGGTTCTCCGGGGCCGGGCGAGGTGAGGGTCGCGGCGGAGTTCTCCGGGATAAGTTCCGGGACGGAGATGCTTGTGTATCGGGGTGAGGTCCCGGCGGGGGTCGGGCTGGATCTCCCGACGCTCGAAGGGTCTTTCGGGTTCCCGATCAAATACGGCTACGCGCTTGTCGGGCGGGTCGAGGCGCTCGGGGAGGGGGTGCGGAGCCTCCGGGTCGGAGATGCTGTTTTTGTTTATCATCCCCACCAGCGAGACCTGGTGGTTCCGGCCTCGATGGCGGTCCGGTTGCCGAGGGCGCTCTCCGGGGCGGAGGGTATCTTTTTCGCCAGCACGGAGACCGCCCTCAACGTAGTCCACGACGCCGCGCCGCGCCTCGGTGAGGTGGTCGTTGTCTTCGGGCTCGGGGTGGTCGGGCTGCTGGTCGGGAGGTTGCTCGCGCTCTCCGGGGCGGAGGTCGTTCTGGTTGACCCTTCGGGGCTTCGTCGGGGGCTGGCCGCCAGGTTTATGGGGGATACCGGCGAGGGGCGCATCGTCGCGCCGGAAAAACTGGCGGGTCTGCTCGCGGGGCTGGCGGACGGCAGCGGGGTGGACATCGCGGTCGAGGTGAGCGGTTCGCCGGAGGCCCTGAGGTCGGCAATCGGGTGCGTTGCGGCGGAGGGGACGGTGGTCGTTGCGTCTTGGTACGGAACAAAGAAAGTTTCGCTGGACCTCGGCGGACACTTCCACCGGGGGCGGGTCAGGTTGAAGTCTTCTCAGGTCGGGTCGCTGCCGCCGGAGATGTCGGGAAGGTGGGGGCGGGACCGCAGAACCGGGACGGTTTTGCGCCTGATGCCCCGGCTCGGACTGGAACGGCTCGTGTCTCACCGGGTCGCGCTGGAAAACGCGCCGGAGGTCTACCAGAGGCTCGATGCGGACGATGTTTTCCGGGAGGGGGCCGGGCAGGTCGTCATAGAGTATCGTTCGGGGCAAGGGACAGGGGTTTCAGAGGAGGTCGAGAGGGATGTATGA
- a CDS encoding glycosyltransferase, giving the protein MTVGDTSRATGGHFYNEAVACGLRKRGHRVNVVVASGDSFEEQRRAAPGFGLDPEGFDVIVVDMLARAVCEPQLSRWRSRVPVVALVHELPGVAAPQNAERERPGEDALLASAGPVVAVSRDGADRLVRRSVERNRVRVVRPGFDRLASAGPATEVDHAPGTEGLTVLCVAQWIPRKDVLGLVEAWREIGVGEPGAGGEKGSPAARLRLVGETDAEAGYARLVRVAVSKDPSIEVAGRLPDKELKAAYAGADLFALPSRYEGYGIVYAEALSFGLPVLARSIGVLPEMVGEAGVLVPEDAGPQELARALESLVAAPERLKQMSDAARKRAAELPRWRDTVSGFEEVLREAVNDKIPEPSPERNRRSWNAVVAAHESHRTGLAEYLGRGGTTLFPEERELLGEVGGKRLVHLQCNTGSDTLSLAALGAEVTGVDISDAAIDRARELSDLTGIPARFERADLYSWLRDAALRKRRFDLAFSTYGVVCWLDDLRLWARGVRDVLEPGGAFVLVDFHPASMVFDAGWDLAKEPHSGGRRVEVSEGVGDYVGAAGGGLSASGFEVGVDDFRNPEGCTLYLWGLGEVVSALAGAGLQVERLEEYPYANGERHFDAMREGEGRRMYPPEAGPKVPLMYGLRARRVRGQ; this is encoded by the coding sequence GTGACCGTCGGGGACACCTCCCGCGCCACCGGCGGCCATTTCTACAACGAGGCCGTTGCCTGTGGCCTGCGCAAGCGCGGCCACAGGGTAAACGTGGTTGTGGCCTCGGGGGATTCCTTCGAGGAGCAGAGACGGGCCGCGCCGGGCTTCGGGTTAGACCCCGAAGGCTTCGACGTGATCGTCGTGGACATGCTTGCCCGCGCTGTCTGCGAACCGCAGCTTTCACGGTGGCGAAGCCGCGTTCCGGTCGTCGCCCTTGTCCATGAACTCCCCGGCGTCGCCGCCCCGCAGAACGCCGAGCGCGAACGGCCCGGCGAGGATGCCCTGCTCGCCTCCGCCGGTCCGGTCGTGGCCGTCAGCAGAGACGGTGCGGACCGTCTTGTGCGGCGCAGCGTGGAGCGGAACCGGGTGCGGGTGGTACGACCGGGTTTCGACCGGCTGGCGAGCGCCGGTCCCGCTACGGAGGTGGACCACGCCCCCGGGACAGAGGGCTTGACCGTTCTGTGCGTTGCACAGTGGATACCGCGCAAGGACGTGCTCGGGCTGGTGGAGGCGTGGCGCGAAATCGGGGTAGGAGAACCCGGGGCAGGCGGTGAGAAAGGCAGCCCGGCGGCGCGGCTCCGGCTTGTCGGGGAGACCGACGCCGAGGCCGGATACGCCCGGCTCGTCCGGGTCGCGGTCTCAAAAGACCCGTCCATCGAAGTAGCGGGGAGACTCCCGGATAAAGAGCTGAAAGCCGCCTACGCCGGAGCGGACCTCTTTGCCCTGCCGTCGCGGTATGAGGGATACGGCATCGTCTACGCCGAGGCGCTTTCCTTCGGGCTGCCGGTGCTGGCCCGGTCCATCGGGGTGCTGCCGGAGATGGTCGGGGAGGCGGGCGTTCTTGTTCCGGAGGACGCCGGGCCGCAGGAACTCGCCCGGGCGCTTGAAAGCCTTGTTGCAGCCCCCGAGCGCCTGAAGCAGATGTCCGATGCCGCGCGCAAAAGGGCTGCCGAGCTCCCGCGCTGGCGCGACACCGTCTCCGGTTTCGAGGAAGTTCTTCGGGAGGCCGTAAACGATAAAATCCCAGAGCCGTCTCCGGAGCGGAACCGGCGCTCGTGGAACGCCGTTGTGGCGGCGCACGAAAGCCACCGCACGGGTCTTGCGGAGTACCTCGGCCGGGGCGGCACGACGCTCTTTCCGGAGGAGCGCGAGCTGCTCGGGGAGGTTGGTGGAAAAAGGCTCGTCCACCTGCAGTGCAACACCGGCTCCGACACCCTGAGCCTCGCCGCGCTCGGGGCGGAGGTTACCGGGGTGGACATCTCCGATGCTGCCATAGACCGGGCCCGGGAGCTCTCCGACCTGACCGGGATACCGGCCCGTTTTGAGCGAGCCGACCTCTACAGCTGGCTCCGCGACGCCGCCCTGCGAAAAAGACGCTTCGACCTCGCGTTCTCGACCTACGGCGTCGTGTGCTGGCTTGACGACCTGCGGCTCTGGGCGCGAGGCGTACGCGACGTGCTGGAGCCGGGCGGGGCGTTTGTACTCGTTGATTTCCACCCGGCCTCGATGGTCTTTGATGCGGGATGGGATCTGGCGAAAGAGCCGCACTCCGGCGGGCGGCGCGTCGAGGTGTCGGAGGGGGTCGGGGACTACGTCGGGGCGGCGGGCGGCGGGCTGAGCGCGTCGGGGTTTGAGGTGGGCGTAGACGATTTCAGGAACCCGGAGGGCTGCACGCTCTACCTGTGGGGGCTCGGGGAGGTCGTCAGCGCGCTCGCCGGGGCCGGACTGCAAGTGGAGCGGCTCGAAGAATACCCGTACGCCAACGGCGAGCGGCACTTCGATGCGATGCGCGAGGGGGAGGGGCGCAGGATGTACCCGCCGGAAGCCGGGCCCAAAGTCCCGCTTATGTACGGTCTGCGGGCGAGGCGGGTGCGGGGCCAGTAG
- a CDS encoding DUF192 domain-containing protein, producing MGWRSAISLAFAAGVLLTGCGGNPDPEQSAGEPQPATAEATAEVTTNAAGGECARPDFAADTPNDISTEALPMRDLTIVTRSGDDVTMQVEVADSSQEMSQGLMFRESLGENCGMLFAYPDERDLSFWMRNTLIPLSIAYADSEGEIVDLQDMEALDDEPPNYASSEPAQYALEVNVGFFERNGVRVGDVIELPE from the coding sequence ATGGGTTGGAGGAGCGCGATCTCTCTTGCTTTTGCGGCGGGGGTTCTGCTCACCGGATGCGGCGGAAACCCGGACCCGGAACAGAGCGCCGGTGAGCCGCAACCCGCGACTGCGGAGGCAACTGCGGAGGTGACCACAAACGCCGCCGGGGGCGAGTGCGCAAGGCCGGACTTTGCGGCGGACACCCCGAACGACATCTCGACGGAGGCGCTGCCCATGCGGGACCTGACGATCGTCACCCGCTCCGGCGACGACGTAACGATGCAGGTCGAGGTCGCGGACAGCTCACAGGAGATGTCTCAGGGGCTTATGTTCCGGGAATCGCTCGGGGAGAACTGTGGGATGCTCTTTGCGTACCCGGACGAGCGCGACCTCTCGTTCTGGATGAGAAACACCCTTATACCGCTCTCAATCGCGTATGCCGACTCCGAAGGTGAGATCGTAGACCTCCAGGATATGGAGGCCCTGGACGACGAGCCGCCGAACTACGCATCCTCGGAACCCGCTCAGTACGCTCTTGAAGTCAACGTCGGGTTCTTCGAGAGGAACGGCGTCCGGGTGGGGGACGTGATCGAGCTGCCCGAGTAA
- a CDS encoding metal-dependent hydrolase, with protein sequence MHTEEALSAIYETGPFGATGYALHAATGPLLLLGLYALLRLRRHDRRKIFLWLLVGWLGHTVVDFLTHAEDPRPLFYPFSDWTWNSPVSYYDPEHYGRTFSLLSNGGALVLIVGLSIKRFLTKNPDEKQRI encoded by the coding sequence ATGCACACCGAAGAAGCCCTCTCCGCTATCTACGAAACCGGTCCCTTCGGCGCAACCGGCTATGCCCTGCACGCCGCGACCGGACCGCTTCTGCTGCTGGGCCTGTACGCACTCCTGCGCCTCAGAAGACACGACCGGAGAAAGATATTCCTCTGGCTCCTCGTCGGCTGGCTCGGCCACACCGTTGTAGACTTCCTTACTCACGCCGAAGACCCGCGACCGCTTTTCTATCCATTCAGCGACTGGACCTGGAACAGCCCTGTTTCCTACTACGACCCCGAACACTACGGACGCACGTTCTCCCTGCTAAGCAACGGCGGCGCGCTGGTTCTCATAGTCGGGCTATCCATAAAACGCTTCCTCACGAAGAACCCCGACGAAAAGCAACGAATTTGA
- a CDS encoding ABC transporter permease has product MSVLPTQIAVLARRAIIRTLRQPGMVLPSLVFPMVLLAVNAGGLTSATQLPGFPADTYLDFAFAFPLVQSAIFGASLAGTEFARDIENGFFNRLSLTPMRPVALLAGLLSGVVALTVLQYTVFLLIGLIIGVNLQSGLLGVPVLFLLGIITSLAFGTLGTILALRTGSGEAVQSFFPLFFVVIFFSSVTLPRNLLGGGWFEVIATVNPVSYIVEGLRSLVITGWDAGALALGFGFSGAFLAVGLAVASVSMRRRMEA; this is encoded by the coding sequence GTGAGCGTGCTCCCCACCCAGATAGCGGTACTCGCCCGACGGGCGATAATCCGTACGCTCCGTCAGCCGGGGATGGTCCTGCCGTCGCTTGTCTTTCCGATGGTCCTGCTCGCGGTAAACGCCGGCGGCCTTACGAGCGCGACGCAGTTGCCGGGCTTTCCGGCGGACACGTACCTTGATTTCGCGTTCGCCTTCCCTCTGGTGCAGAGCGCGATCTTCGGCGCTTCGCTCGCCGGGACGGAGTTTGCCCGCGACATCGAAAACGGTTTCTTTAACCGGCTCTCGCTCACGCCGATGCGTCCGGTCGCGCTTCTTGCGGGCCTGCTCTCCGGGGTCGTCGCGCTGACCGTTCTTCAGTACACCGTGTTCCTCCTGATCGGCCTGATAATCGGGGTAAACCTCCAGAGCGGTCTGCTCGGCGTGCCAGTCCTTTTCCTGCTCGGCATTATCACCTCGCTGGCGTTCGGAACGCTCGGCACCATCCTTGCCCTGAGAACCGGCTCGGGCGAGGCGGTGCAGAGCTTCTTTCCGCTGTTCTTCGTCGTTATATTCTTCTCCTCCGTTACCCTGCCGCGCAACCTGCTCGGTGGCGGCTGGTTTGAGGTAATCGCGACCGTAAACCCGGTTTCGTACATCGTCGAGGGCCTGCGTTCGCTTGTGATAACGGGCTGGGACGCCGGGGCCCTCGCGCTCGGCTTCGGGTTCTCCGGGGCGTTCCTTGCGGTCGGGCTGGCGGTAGCTTCGGTCTCGATGCGACGCAGGATGGAGGCCTAG